From the Musa acuminata AAA Group cultivar baxijiao chromosome BXJ3-7, Cavendish_Baxijiao_AAA, whole genome shotgun sequence genome, one window contains:
- the LOC135642902 gene encoding 2-methylpropanoate--CoA ligase CCL4-like, with product MVLHGGDVGVMHADGYIEIKDRSKDVIIIGGENLSSVELESVLYGNPAVSEAAVVARPDEYWGETPCAFVSLKEWAGAGAAPTDKEVIEWCRERMPHYMAPKTVVFRAELPKTSTGKIQSTC from the coding sequence ATGGTTCTACACGGGGGGGACGTCGGCGTCATGCACGCCGACGGATACATCGAGATCAAGGACCGATCTAAGGACGTGATCATCATCGGCGGGGAGAACCTGAGCAGCGTGGAGCTGGAGTCCGTACTGTACGGTAATCCGGCGGTGAGCgaggcggcggtggtggcgcgCCCGGACGAGTACTGGGGGGAAACGCCGTGCGCGTTCGTGAGCCTGAAGGAGTgggcgggggcgggggcggcGCCGACGGATAAGGAGGTGATCGAGTGGTGCCGTGAGCGCATGCCGCACTACATGGCGCCGAAGACAGTGGTGTTCAGGGCGGAGCTGCCGAAGACGTCGACGGGGAAGATACAAAGTACGTGCTGA
- the LOC135643837 gene encoding pentatricopeptide repeat-containing protein At1g09900-like has product MVTCISSTSLPTAIRYATTTLDLFIDAIRLRPRTRSSLRGHSTNCNTGHAAPTADAADGEVPSSDLLSRFSGIMKLFPNRSRAFFPEPGAKPFESDPFHYNVLMKAFSRAGRPDEVLRLFREMKESKCDPNVLCYTTVIDALVASNRSEEAEKVFEEMIDSGVTPDAASFTVLVKFYSFYLRKFDSACEIIRWMVRSGCDPDVVTYSTLIAGLCQAGMVEEAWGVLDQMLQGNCSPNAHSYAPFLQAYCSQGKIEAAIRLMESMRSIGCPPDSVAYNILINGFCKHGYFNEVAYLLENCVSDGWEPDAVTYNTYISGLCKVGKAEDAFKQLEMMLQKKLCPTVVTLNIVLDSICRESTVWEGNHHLERSLELGLEVDVVSYNTIISRLCEIGKLSWVLKLVTDMIKKGISPSTETFNIMIRSLCKAGKFRKAKCIFTSKGFVADTITCNILIHEFYMAGKIVELHNLLSGVDMDKIRPDSITYNTIIDCLCKKGKFLEAIDYLRSVEDGFPSEAVAHLAYWLVRGRKIGMVLVKAERYTRSVLF; this is encoded by the exons ATGGTCACATGCATCTCTTCGACCTCTCTTCCGACTGCGATCCGATACGCCACCACAACCCTCGATCTCTTCATCGATGCCATCCGCCTCCGACCAAGAACTCGATCCTCCCTCCGCGGCCACAGCACGAACTGCAATACCGGACACGCCGCCCCCACCGCCGACGCCGCCGACGGCGAGGTCCCTTCTTCCGATCTCCTTTCCCGCTTTTCCGGTATCATGAAACTTTTCCCCAATCGAAGCCGTGCCTTCTTCCCCGAACCCGGCGCCAAGCCTTTCGAATCCGATCCCTTCCACTACAACGTCCTCATGAAGGCCTTCAGCCGTGCTGGGAGGCCTGATGAGGTCCTCCGTCTCTTCCGCGAGATGAAGGAATCCAAATGCGATCCGAATGTTCTCTGTTACACCACCGTCATCGATGCGCTTGTCGCCTCGAACCGGTCGGAGGAAGCAGAGAAGGTGTTCGAGGAAATGATCGACTCAGGTGTTACTCCAGATGCTGCGTCCTTCACGGTTCTGGTGAAATTCTATTCCTTTTACCTCAGAAAGTTTGACTCGGCCTGTGAGATCATTAGATGGATGGTGCGGAGTGGCTGCGATCCTGATGTTGTCACCTACTCGACGCTGATTGCGGGGCTGTGCCAGGCCGGAATGGTCGAGGAGGCATGGGGTGTATTGGATCAGATGCTCCAGGGGAATTGCTCACCTAATGCCCATTCCTACGCTCCCTTCCTTCAGGCATACTGCTCCCAAGGGAAGATTGAAGCAGCAATTAGGCTGATGGAATCGATGCGGAGCATTGGGTGCCCGCCGGATTCCGTTGCTTATAATATACTTATCAATGGGTTTTGCAAGCATGGGTATTTCAATGAGGTTGCATATCTTTTAGAAAACTGTGTTTCTGATGGTTGGGAGCCTGATGCAGTTACATATAACACCTACATCAGTGGGCTTTGTAAGGTGGGCAAGGCAGAAGATGCTTTCAAGCAGTTAGAGATGATGCTTCAGAAGAAGTTGTGCCCTACTGTCGTGACATTGAACATTGTACTTGATAGCATCTGTCGAGAGTCAACAGTATGGGAGGGTAACCACCACTTGGAGAGGAGCTTGGAGTTGGGATTAGAGGTTGATGTTGTCAGCTACAATACCATAATAAGTAGGCTTTGTGAGATTGGAAAACTGTCTTGGGTCTTGAAGCTTGTCACTGATATGATAAAAAAGGGCATAAGTCCAAGCACGGAAACTTTTAACATCATGATTCGTAGCCTATGTAAAGCAGGAAAATTTCGGAAGGCAAAGTGCATCTTTACCAGTAAAGGGTTTGTTGCTGATACCATTACATGCAACATTCTGATCCATGAGTTCTATATGGCAGGGAAAATTGTTGAGCTTCATAATCTTTTATCTGGAGTAGATATGGATAAGATTAGACCAGATTCAATCACCTACAATACCATTATAGACTGCCTTTGTAAGAAAGGAAAATTTTTGGAGGCCATCGATTATCTTAGATCTGTTGAAGATGGGTTTCCATCAGAGGCAGTTGCACATCTGGCTTATTGGTTGGTCAGGGGCAGAAAAATTG GAATGGTTCTTGTCAAAGCAGAGAGATATACAAGGTCTGTCTTGTTCTAG
- the LOC103973215 gene encoding chaperone protein dnaJ C76, chloroplastic gives MAAVALFHGAVPPPPPVFYLNAPPKARNNSHFHSLQFHRHLSYRCTRRGASSSSSSSWATDFDLYELLGVDRCSDQFEIKKAYRALQKRCHPDIAGPAGHDMAILLNEIYSVLSDPIARGAYDQEQAKLSEFQGYTGKPVYSTWFGPEDEERAVFVDELKCVGCLKCALFASKTFAIESAYGRARVVGQWADPEERILDAVKTCPVDCISFVERSNLAALEFLMSKQPRGSVRISAGNAVGTRVSNIFAEVTKFQNRYRQMKEKASREESKVHDLRRESRSWAIRGIRSISNWWYWRPPSAATVEAETYLTLIPTRSTIPSTDRLQEAAARHKTKGMAGLKGKTSTSSEHGDDYYWTPITFLPPPSSTTPSTLELFSGDVSESKDEEVRSAAAINKRSRSAKDLMGPVMMAVVSAAAVGSKGTEMGGGLKEHIAGSTALGVVNSFELQMLLAGVTWFIIGMGIQSLVDAIGSKGVFRR, from the exons ATGGCCGCCGTAGCGCTGTTTCACGGAgctgttcctcctcctcctccggtctTCTACCTCAATGCCCCGCCAAAAGCAAGGAACAACAGCCACTTCCACTCCCTGCAATTCCACAGGCACCTTTCCTACAGATGCACACGCAGAGgggcctcctcctcttcttcttcctcttgggCCACGGACTTCGATCTTTATGAGCTTCTCGGCGTCGACAGGTGCTCGGATCAGTTTGAGATCAAGAAGGCGTACCGGGCACTGCAGAAGCGGTGCCACCCCGACATCGCCGGGCCTGCGGGCCACGACATGGCCATCCTCCTCAACGAGATCTATTCCGTCCTCTCTGACCCCATCGCTCGCGGCGCCTATGATCAG GAGCAAGCAAAACTCTCAGAGTTCCAAGGATATACAGGGAAGCCTGTCTACTCCACGTGGTTTGGGCCGGAAGACGAAGAGCGCGCCGTGTTCGTAGATGAACTGAAGTGTGTTGGCTGCCTAAAGTGTGCTCTGTTTGCGAGCAAAACCTTCGCCATCGAATCGGCGTATGGCCGAGCTCGAGTTGTGGGGCAGTGGGCTGATCCCGAGGAGAGAATCCTCGACGCTGTCAAAACCTGCCCTGTCGACTGCATCTC GTTTGTCGAAAGATCGAATCTTGCAGCTTTGGAGTTCCTGATGTCGAAGCAGCCTAGAGGAAGTGTGAGGATATCAGCAGGTAATGCCGTCGGAACGCGCGTTTCCAATATATTTGCTGAGGTGACCAAATTCCAGAACAGATACCGGCAGATGAAGGAGAAAGCATCGAGGGAAGAATCCAAG GTACATGATCTTCGAAGAGAATCGAGGTCTTGGGCCATTCGAGGGATCAGATCGATCTCCAACTGGTGGTACTGGCGACCCCCAAGTGCTGCAACGGTTGAGGCAGAGACCTATCTCACCCTCATCCCGACAAGATCCACCATCCCCAGCACAGATAGACTTCAAGAAGCTGCTGCAAGACACAAGACAAAAGGCATGGCAGGACTCAAGGGCAAGACCTCCACTAGTTCAGAACATGGTGATGACTACTACTGGACCCCAATCACCTTTCTTCCACCACCATCGTCAACTACTCCTAGCACACTAGAGCTCTTCTCCGGTGATGTTTCGGAGAGCAAAGACGAGGAAGTAAGAAGTGCAGCAGCCATCAACAAGAGAAGCAGAAGCGCAAAGGATCTGATGGGACCAGTGATGATGGCAGTTGTCTCTGCAGCAGCTGTAGGATCTAAAGGCACAGAAATGGGTGGCGGCCTGAAGGAGCACATAGCTGGTAGCACAGCATTGGGAGTTGTCAATAGCTTCGAGCTGCAGATGCTATTAGCTGGAGTTACGTGGTTCATCATTGGCATGGGAATTCAGTCTCTGGTCGACGCTATTGGAAGCAAAGGAGTGTTTCGAAGATGA